Proteins encoded within one genomic window of Esox lucius isolate fEsoLuc1 chromosome 12, fEsoLuc1.pri, whole genome shotgun sequence:
- the slmapb gene encoding sarcolemma associated protein b isoform X2 translates to MDHPELKEPMNNVTLIKDELTRSNMGTSDSEKVIMHLNEELREAQEVSNTGKLKCMELQGLLEEERRANKQQADESAKQIKVLQGQLRQLQDELGDLRDQKDSVTRRSQEEMRGAQEEVKMLRHALEAASADQEREIAAVQGNLATVSKEMEKWRQTASKYEREINGLQGDLQLQSKQWQKAAESQAGELESMQRECAGLQREALALRSEKQDMLNKHQKECAALRAEKEELLRAHQKEKGNLQNESAVMRSEKEAMLKKKKELENDLASSRAQAAELSSSLQSLERQQGEMEKRLAALQEQHQQDNNKLQNQLDQSDSRTKDLQREYEETQAELSDLKEKFERTEQEKQSITDELEECKADLMVLREKGNKSGWIVWVPHAVALVATMTAVVLYARI, encoded by the exons ATGGATCATCCGGAGCTGAAAGAACCCATGAATAATGTCACGCTCATTAAAG ATGAGCTCACCCGATCCAACATGGGCACAAGTGACTCAGAGAAAGTCATCATGCATCTGAATGAAGAGCTTCGTGAGGCACAGGAGGTCTCCAACACAGGGAAACTTAAATGCATGGAATTGCAAG GTctcctggaggaggagaggagagccaACAAGCAACAAGCTGACGAGTCTGCGAAACAGATTAAAGTCTTACAGG GCCAGCTGCGACAGCTACAGGACGAGCTGGGGGACCTCAGAGACCAGAAAGACAGCGTCACCCGGAGGTCACAGGAGGAAATGCGTGGAGCTCAAGAAGAAGTCAAGATGCTGCGTCACGCCCTGGAGGCTGCCTCTGCCGATCAGGAGCGAGAGATCGCTGCTGTCCAGGGTAACCTAGCAACCGTCTCCAAGGAGATGGAGAAGTGGCGACAGACAGCCAGCAAGTATGAACGCGAGATCAACGGTCTACAAGGTGACCTACAACTGCAGAGCAAGCAGTGGCAAAAGGCTGCAGAGTCACAAG CAGGTGAACTGGAGTCTATGCAGAGGGAGTGTGCTGGTCTTCAGAGAGAGGCATTGGCCCTGCGCTCAGAGAAACAGGACATGCTGAATAAACACCAGAAGGAGTGTGCTGCCCTCAGGGCAGAGAAGGAGGAACTGCTCCGGGCTCACCAGAAGGAGAAGGGAAACCTACAAAATGAGAGTGCTGTCATGCGTTCAGAAAAAGAGGCAATGCTGAAGAAGAAAAAGGAACTTGAGAATGATCTGGCCAG CTCACGTGCCCAAGCTGCGGAGCTGAGCAGCAGTCTCCAGTCCCTGGAGCGTCAACAGGGGGAGATGGAAAAGAGGTTGGCGGCCCTGCAGGAGCAGCACCAGCAAGACAACAACAAGCTCCAGAATCAGCTGGACCAGTCAGACAGCCGCACCAAGGACCTGCAGAGAGAG TATGAGGAGACCCAGGCCGAGCTGTCAGACCTTAAGGAGAAGTTTGAAAGGACCGAGCAGGAAAAGCAGTCAATTACTGATGAGCTCGAGGAGTGTAAAGCTGACTTGATGGTGCTGAGGGAGAAAGGAAACAAA agtgGATGGATCGTCTGGGTGCCTCATGCAGTTGCACTGGTAGCGACTATGACGGCTGTCGTGCTCTACGCCAGGATCTGA
- the slmapb gene encoding sarcolemma associated protein b isoform X1, whose translation MDHPELKEPMNNVTLIKDELTRSNMGTSDSEKVIMHLNEELREAQEVSNTGKLKCMELQGLLEEERRANKQQADESAKQIKVLQGQLRQLQDELGDLRDQKDSVTRRSQEEMRGAQEEVKMLRHALEAASADQEREIAAVQGNLATVSKEMEKWRQTASKYEREINGLQGDLQLQSKQWQKAAESQAGELESMQRECAGLQREALALRSEKQDMLNKHQKECAALRAEKEELLRAHQKEKGNLQNESAVMRSEKEAMLKKKKELENDLASSRAQAAELSSSLQSLERQQGEMEKRLAALQEQHQQDNNKLQNQLDQSDSRTKDLQREYEETQAELSDLKEKFERTEQEKQSITDELEECKADLMVLREKGNKTSLLLPVQAILIGLFLALLYWCFGALW comes from the exons ATGGATCATCCGGAGCTGAAAGAACCCATGAATAATGTCACGCTCATTAAAG ATGAGCTCACCCGATCCAACATGGGCACAAGTGACTCAGAGAAAGTCATCATGCATCTGAATGAAGAGCTTCGTGAGGCACAGGAGGTCTCCAACACAGGGAAACTTAAATGCATGGAATTGCAAG GTctcctggaggaggagaggagagccaACAAGCAACAAGCTGACGAGTCTGCGAAACAGATTAAAGTCTTACAGG GCCAGCTGCGACAGCTACAGGACGAGCTGGGGGACCTCAGAGACCAGAAAGACAGCGTCACCCGGAGGTCACAGGAGGAAATGCGTGGAGCTCAAGAAGAAGTCAAGATGCTGCGTCACGCCCTGGAGGCTGCCTCTGCCGATCAGGAGCGAGAGATCGCTGCTGTCCAGGGTAACCTAGCAACCGTCTCCAAGGAGATGGAGAAGTGGCGACAGACAGCCAGCAAGTATGAACGCGAGATCAACGGTCTACAAGGTGACCTACAACTGCAGAGCAAGCAGTGGCAAAAGGCTGCAGAGTCACAAG CAGGTGAACTGGAGTCTATGCAGAGGGAGTGTGCTGGTCTTCAGAGAGAGGCATTGGCCCTGCGCTCAGAGAAACAGGACATGCTGAATAAACACCAGAAGGAGTGTGCTGCCCTCAGGGCAGAGAAGGAGGAACTGCTCCGGGCTCACCAGAAGGAGAAGGGAAACCTACAAAATGAGAGTGCTGTCATGCGTTCAGAAAAAGAGGCAATGCTGAAGAAGAAAAAGGAACTTGAGAATGATCTGGCCAG CTCACGTGCCCAAGCTGCGGAGCTGAGCAGCAGTCTCCAGTCCCTGGAGCGTCAACAGGGGGAGATGGAAAAGAGGTTGGCGGCCCTGCAGGAGCAGCACCAGCAAGACAACAACAAGCTCCAGAATCAGCTGGACCAGTCAGACAGCCGCACCAAGGACCTGCAGAGAGAG TATGAGGAGACCCAGGCCGAGCTGTCAGACCTTAAGGAGAAGTTTGAAAGGACCGAGCAGGAAAAGCAGTCAATTACTGATGAGCTCGAGGAGTGTAAAGCTGACTTGATGGTGCTGAGGGAGAAAGGAAACAAA ACTTCCCTATTGCTGCCTGTCCAAGCCATACTCATCGGCCTTTTCCTGGCTTTGCTGTATTGGTGCTTCGGCGCATTGTGGTAG